A stretch of DNA from Methylobacterium sp. CB376:
GAAGCTGAACTGCCCGTTCGGCTGCGCGTTCTCGCCGAAGATCGCCCGCGTGATCTGGTTGGCCAGCGAGCTGTAGAGCTGCGTCTGCAACTGCTGGGCAAAGGCTTGGCCGGGCGTCAGGATCCCGCCGCGGGCGGCGGAGGCTGCCGCCCCGGTGATCTGCTGGCGCCGCTGCGCGGCGGCCTGCGGTATGTTCTGGGCATTGGCCTCCGCCTGCAGCCACGACCCGTTGAGCTGGGGGCCGCCGAAGGCGGGGTTGACGGGCTGGTAGACGAGACTGCTCGCTTCGGCCGGCCGGGCGGCGTGGAGCAGGACCAGCCCCGCCGCGAGACCGATCATCCGCGTGAACGCAACCATTGCGGAAACTCCGTGTGGGGATCGAGGAGGCAGTCGGCGCGCCTCAGCGCAGGCGGGTCTGGGAGACGGCGATGTCGGTGGGGGCACCGGCTTGCGCGATGCCGGCCGATAATCCGTCGCCGACCTGCCGGACCGAGACCGTCCGGCCGTCCGGCGCCACGCCCGACACGGCGTTCCCGCTCCCGAACTGGCGGATCGTGACCGTCGTCCCCGGCCCGCCGATCAGCCGGGTCGCGTTGTCGTCCCCGCGCTGGACCACGTCCATCGTCGCCCCGTCTCCCGAGAGGAACAGGGCGCCGCGGTTGCCGCTGCCCTCCTGGCTCAGGGAGGCGCGGGTGCGGTCGCCGACGCTGGTGACGCTCGCGACGTTCCCGTCGCCGACCTGCCGCACCGTGGTGACGTTGAGGCTGCCCCCGGAGCCGACGGAGCGCGCCGCGGCGCGCGGATCCCCGAGCGACAGGATCGCGATCGGCAGAACCTCGCCCCCGATCCTCACGTATTCCTGCGTCACGCGGGCGGCCGGGCCCTGCGACGGACCCGCCGGCTCGGCCCGCGCCACCCCCGCCACCGCGGCGAGGGCGCACGCCATGAGCGATCGCTTCGAGGGAACAGGCATCGCGGAGTTCCATCTCTCCCGGACAGCGCGCTGCGCTCGCGGGACAGCCACGCTCACCCGCGCGTCGGCCCGCGCTGCAAGCCCGATCGGTGCAAGCCCGGGAGCCGGCGCGCGCGGTACCGTCGCCCGCACCTGACCTAAAGTCAACGCGTCGAGACGCCGCCTTGCAGGAGAACGGGCAAGTTCTCGACGTTCACGCCCTCGATACGCGAACGCGATCCGGCC
This window harbors:
- a CDS encoding curli production assembly/transport component CsgF; protein product: MVAFTRMIGLAAGLVLLHAARPAEASSLVYQPVNPAFGGPQLNGSWLQAEANAQNIPQAAAQRRQQITGAAASAARGGILTPGQAFAQQLQTQLYSSLANQITRAIFGENAQPNGQFSFQGTTISYTRVGSNVSITINDGSTVTTVTVPATP